One Microbacter margulisiae genomic window carries:
- a CDS encoding TIM-barrel domain-containing protein yields MKKLALITSCLIWFVITIVAQNQAQYERFVTSSGAYTVSQYKDSIYKINFQPNGYKHNESISDAVILKPETIKKKLPVVLYHDSLVVNHRFVIASTFHNGHYRGFNIALKKGEKIFGTGERALPLNRRGYHLDLYNIPHYGYGVGEKNLNYEVPFLTTSCGYGLFFDNVSKAYLDLGKSNSKVLQYGAYSGALTVYVIFGDYQTILHSYYQLTGTQPIPPRWAFGNLMSRFGYTSQAQVDQILKKMTQDSIPVDAVIFDLFWFGDHIKHTLGNLEWVDKKNWPDPKAMISGFSKQGIKTILVTEPYLVKNSLHYNEAKPYFAVDSTGKKPYFLTQFYFGNGGLLDLFRKDTQNWFWQFYQRQMKNGVEGWWGDLGEPETHPANMFHNLKTLGFKRLFSADEVHNYFGHVWTKMLFEKYAQFYPDKRLFSLNRSGYAGTQRYCIFPWTGDVGRNWSGLQAQLMVLLGMSMSGIPYVHSDAGGFAGGDGDYELYVRWLQFAAFTPIFRPHGTALYKMDTTAFSFPSEAALMPEPYRYYAKQAIYTRYRLLPYNYTLGYQQAKNGQPLISPLYYWYPNDTIANHIQDEYMWGDEILVAPVIEKGATTRTYYLPAGKWYSILTHKIMIGNQFYTEQCPLADIPYFYKEGSFIPEDKTIEQAGRYNGGDLIILYVPSTKHSSYDLFNDDGISKSSLKDKHYELIHFASDGFHAHGGTISIVSNHGQYYGKPFKRHFDLQIPMNERCPNTILFNGERISLASNSRHKDLQVSYINGILHCMFTFDGKPVTIKLEE; encoded by the coding sequence ATGAAGAAATTAGCACTCATAACCAGTTGCCTTATATGGTTCGTTATTACGATCGTTGCCCAAAATCAAGCTCAATATGAACGATTTGTTACTTCATCAGGAGCATATACAGTCTCTCAATATAAAGACAGCATCTATAAAATAAACTTCCAACCAAATGGTTATAAGCATAATGAATCGATCAGTGATGCTGTAATTTTAAAACCGGAGACAATCAAAAAAAAATTACCGGTTGTTTTATATCACGACTCACTGGTTGTTAATCACCGTTTTGTTATTGCTTCTACTTTTCATAACGGGCACTATAGGGGGTTTAATATTGCCCTCAAAAAAGGCGAAAAGATTTTTGGAACAGGAGAACGTGCATTGCCATTAAACAGGCGAGGTTATCACTTAGATTTGTATAATATTCCGCATTATGGTTATGGTGTTGGAGAAAAAAATCTAAACTATGAAGTCCCATTCCTGACAACTTCATGCGGATATGGCCTCTTTTTTGACAACGTATCAAAAGCTTATCTTGATTTGGGGAAAAGCAACAGTAAAGTATTGCAATATGGAGCATATTCAGGAGCTTTAACTGTGTATGTTATTTTTGGAGATTATCAAACCATTCTTCATTCATATTACCAACTGACTGGCACTCAACCGATACCTCCGCGTTGGGCTTTTGGGAACTTAATGAGCAGGTTTGGGTATACAAGCCAAGCCCAAGTGGATCAGATTCTGAAAAAAATGACTCAGGATTCAATTCCCGTTGATGCAGTAATTTTCGATCTTTTCTGGTTTGGTGACCATATCAAGCATACACTTGGCAATCTGGAATGGGTGGACAAAAAAAATTGGCCGGATCCGAAAGCAATGATTTCTGGCTTTTCTAAACAAGGCATAAAGACTATTTTAGTCACCGAGCCTTACTTGGTCAAAAACAGCCTGCATTACAACGAAGCGAAACCCTATTTTGCGGTTGACAGTACAGGCAAAAAGCCCTATTTTCTTACTCAATTTTATTTTGGGAACGGAGGATTGCTTGACCTGTTCAGAAAAGATACTCAAAATTGGTTCTGGCAATTTTACCAACGTCAAATGAAAAATGGAGTTGAAGGCTGGTGGGGAGATCTGGGTGAACCGGAAACTCATCCGGCAAACATGTTTCATAATCTAAAAACCTTGGGGTTCAAACGACTCTTTAGTGCTGATGAAGTGCACAATTATTTTGGACATGTATGGACAAAAATGCTATTTGAAAAATATGCTCAATTTTATCCTGACAAACGGCTATTCAGCCTCAATAGAAGCGGTTATGCCGGTACTCAGCGTTATTGTATTTTTCCATGGACAGGCGATGTCGGTCGAAATTGGAGTGGTTTGCAAGCACAATTAATGGTTTTATTAGGGATGAGCATGAGTGGCATTCCCTATGTACATAGTGACGCCGGAGGATTCGCCGGAGGTGATGGCGATTACGAGTTATATGTTCGTTGGCTTCAATTTGCTGCTTTTACCCCTATTTTTCGTCCTCACGGAACGGCACTTTATAAAATGGATACTACAGCCTTTAGCTTTCCAAGTGAAGCTGCATTAATGCCAGAGCCATACAGATACTATGCCAAACAGGCAATTTATACGCGTTACCGATTATTACCTTATAATTATACACTAGGTTATCAACAAGCGAAGAATGGACAACCATTAATATCTCCCTTATATTATTGGTATCCAAATGATACCATAGCCAATCATATTCAGGACGAATATATGTGGGGAGATGAAATTCTTGTAGCTCCTGTCATTGAAAAGGGAGCAACCACGCGGACTTATTATCTGCCAGCCGGGAAGTGGTATTCGATACTAACTCATAAGATAATGATTGGCAATCAGTTTTACACCGAACAATGCCCACTCGCAGACATCCCCTATTTTTACAAAGAAGGTAGTTTTATTCCTGAAGATAAGACAATTGAACAGGCTGGGCGATATAACGGAGGTGATTTAATCATTCTATATGTTCCTTCAACCAAACATTCGTCTTACGATCTTTTTAATGATGACGGCATTTCCAAGAGCAGTCTTAAAGACAAACATTATGAATTAATTCATTTTGCATCCGACGGCTTTCATGCACATGGTGGAACGATCTCCATTGTTTCCAATCATGGGCAATACTATGGGAAACCTTTTAAACGCCATTTTGATTTGCAAATCCCAATGAATGAACGTTGTCCAAATACTATTCTTTTCAATGGAGAACGGATATCACTTGCATCAAATTCAAGGCATAAAGACCTACAGGTAAGTTATATCAATGGTATTCTGCATTGTATGTTTACATTTGACGGTAAGCCGGTTACTATAAAATTAGAAGAGTAG
- a CDS encoding DUF3857 domain-containing protein, whose translation MKRFISILYLVFFSFVVTLAQKECFYPVSQIPDSLRKNAYSVVRYESNDFEYINSENGVLKVTRAVTILNDKGSDAANFSDGVGKFWKLKKFSGKILDQTGKVIKKIKMSDLRTSSISTELATDESISYYECSQPVYPYTVVYEYEEDWVNGMMDFPSFSPMQDFQQSVQQAVYHLTMPMNVKFQAFARNMPQTADSTMEKNHSIYTWMLNGLPAIDEEDLMPSFYTLAPRLQLKPVMFSFDKSTGSLASWQDVGQWLWMLSAKQDELPPDAVQKIQEITSGARSEKEKVKRLYHYLQSSTRYVSIQLGIGSYQPMPAATVYKTGFSDCKGLSNYMMAMLKVIGIPSFYTIINTDRAHLITSFASPRQANHAILIVPLGKDTIPLECTSSVVPFGYIHHEIAGHDALLVTSAGGRLYHLPSYPDSASYVRTAMYINLSNSGELQAKIHSVYTLSHYEEMLPFEKIANNDDRIKIIAADYHLPSLKISNIALVDHHDSLPSLELTYSLSSDTYATLSGSHMFVSVNPRKNLYPFFSSKFRKYPIVIQNGNMESDTLIITIPNDLTIEKVPADISLQKSFGKFFSHISIHDKTLKIVQTIAIPAEELPAKGKDDFKSFLDTVNQAYQDQIVLRKL comes from the coding sequence ATGAAACGGTTTATATCCATTTTATATCTTGTATTTTTTTCTTTCGTAGTGACGTTAGCACAAAAAGAATGTTTTTATCCGGTAAGTCAAATTCCTGATTCATTACGTAAAAATGCTTATTCTGTAGTGCGTTATGAATCAAATGATTTTGAATATATTAATTCTGAAAATGGAGTATTGAAAGTGACACGGGCTGTTACTATTTTAAATGATAAAGGCAGTGATGCCGCAAATTTTAGCGATGGAGTTGGTAAATTCTGGAAATTGAAAAAATTCTCCGGAAAAATTTTAGATCAAACCGGGAAAGTAATTAAGAAAATAAAGATGTCCGATCTGCGTACTTCTTCTATTTCCACTGAATTAGCAACAGACGAAAGTATTTCTTACTATGAGTGCAGTCAGCCTGTATACCCATATACTGTTGTGTATGAATATGAAGAAGATTGGGTTAATGGGATGATGGATTTCCCTTCATTTTCTCCTATGCAGGATTTTCAACAATCAGTTCAGCAAGCGGTGTATCACCTGACAATGCCTATGAATGTTAAGTTTCAGGCCTTTGCTAGAAATATGCCACAGACAGCTGATTCTACTATGGAGAAAAATCACAGTATTTATACCTGGATGTTGAATGGATTGCCAGCTATTGACGAAGAAGATCTTATGCCTTCGTTTTATACATTAGCTCCCCGGCTTCAACTTAAACCTGTTATGTTTAGCTTTGATAAATCGACTGGTTCTTTAGCTTCATGGCAAGATGTGGGACAATGGCTGTGGATGTTATCGGCCAAGCAAGATGAACTACCGCCTGATGCCGTTCAAAAAATACAGGAAATTACTTCTGGGGCTAGGTCAGAAAAAGAAAAAGTAAAACGTCTATATCATTATTTGCAAAGTTCTACACGTTATGTTAGCATTCAATTAGGGATTGGCAGCTATCAGCCTATGCCGGCTGCTACTGTTTATAAAACTGGTTTTTCAGACTGTAAAGGTTTGAGTAATTATATGATGGCTATGTTAAAGGTGATTGGAATTCCTTCTTTCTATACAATTATAAATACAGATCGTGCACACCTGATTACATCCTTTGCAAGTCCGAGACAAGCTAATCATGCAATTTTGATAGTGCCTTTGGGTAAAGATACTATTCCGTTGGAGTGTACTAGCTCTGTGGTGCCTTTTGGTTATATTCATCATGAAATAGCAGGGCACGATGCTTTGCTGGTGACATCCGCAGGCGGACGGTTGTATCACTTGCCTTCTTATCCTGATTCTGCTTCATATGTACGTACTGCAATGTATATTAATCTGTCCAATTCTGGCGAATTACAAGCAAAGATACACAGTGTGTATACGTTATCTCATTATGAAGAAATGTTGCCTTTTGAGAAAATTGCCAATAATGATGATCGAATTAAGATAATCGCAGCCGATTATCATCTCCCAAGCTTAAAAATCAGCAATATAGCATTAGTTGATCATCATGATTCATTGCCATCTTTAGAACTTACATACTCACTATCGTCAGATACATATGCGACATTGTCAGGTTCCCATATGTTTGTATCTGTTAATCCCAGAAAAAACTTATATCCGTTTTTCTCTTCTAAGTTCAGAAAATATCCTATCGTTATTCAAAATGGAAATATGGAAAGTGATACACTAATTATTACAATTCCCAATGACCTGACCATTGAGAAAGTTCCTGCTGACATCTCCTTGCAAAAGTCATTTGGAAAATTTTTCTCGCATATTTCGATTCATGATAAGACCTTGAAGATTGTTCAGACTATCGCTATCCCGGCAGAAGAATTGCCTGCAAAGGGAAAAGATGACTTTAAATCATTTTTGGATACTGTTAATCAGGCATATCAGGATCAAATTGTGTTGAGAAAATTATAA
- a CDS encoding DUF3857 domain-containing protein yields MKANNFTFDVFPANKTELGFNFIFIPAFRPNLRWLLFLSITLLSLTSYAGNDVQKFGKISDGEIKMTTFPADTSASAVILYEKGTAYYQINQGFQVYYEIYSKIKILKPEGVKYANVEVPYVDYGSGSHERVQDIDGYVYNFVNGKVEKTRLDKKYIFTDNEEGKHFRLKFSLPNVKAGSLIEYKYTIVSDLEGRIRPWRFQNSIPVLESIYDVTVPNYFIFNINEKGYYPFTTKKEPVNQTFIFNGDMASIPCTHLFMKAENLPALKKESYVPNMNDYYSGVSFEISGVQVPGQLYKSFALTWNEVEKALLDDPEFGDNLKQSGFFKDEVKAIASSQLTDRDKIDALYHLVQAKVKWNKKEALYTSKLKKAIKDGVGNSAEINFILLDMLKDAGYNAFPVVMSKRSEGHLPIANPSIDGFNYFVVGVITSQDTLYMDASRKNAPINVLDEDYLVDRALAIRGPEGNQSTWVDLSHVAPSTNYDICKIEFENGKMIVNVTSTKNNQAAYVFRENYETYKNQEERIDALQSKFGISISNYSIQGLDSVNKPVVEKYTFAKPFALSDSVVFLNPLTIFNDNSNPFKAEKRDLPVEFSYPFTDLTSVVISVPKGYALEALPKSEKSSIKQNDATYRYMLQKDDHFLRMMVVLSLNETIYPVTDYGYLRDFWANLTAQDNQEIVLKKITL; encoded by the coding sequence ATGAAAGCTAATAATTTTACTTTTGATGTATTTCCTGCCAATAAAACCGAACTAGGCTTTAATTTTATTTTTATTCCAGCCTTTCGTCCTAATTTGAGATGGCTTTTGTTCCTATCGATTACTTTGTTATCTTTAACGAGTTATGCTGGTAATGATGTGCAAAAATTTGGGAAGATTAGTGATGGTGAAATTAAAATGACAACATTTCCTGCTGATACAAGTGCTTCTGCTGTCATTTTGTACGAAAAAGGGACTGCATATTATCAAATCAATCAAGGATTCCAAGTGTATTATGAAATATATTCCAAAATAAAGATTTTGAAACCAGAGGGTGTTAAATACGCTAATGTGGAAGTTCCATATGTTGATTATGGCTCTGGAAGTCATGAACGTGTGCAAGATATTGACGGATATGTTTACAATTTTGTCAATGGGAAGGTTGAAAAAACGAGATTGGACAAAAAGTATATTTTTACGGATAATGAAGAAGGCAAACACTTTCGTCTCAAGTTTTCATTACCTAATGTAAAAGCGGGATCACTGATTGAATATAAGTATACAATAGTTTCTGATTTAGAAGGAAGAATCCGTCCATGGCGGTTTCAGAACTCCATCCCTGTTTTAGAAAGTATTTATGATGTAACTGTTCCTAATTATTTTATTTTTAATATTAACGAAAAAGGATATTATCCTTTCACTACTAAAAAAGAGCCTGTCAATCAAACTTTTATTTTCAATGGTGATATGGCTAGTATTCCATGTACTCACTTGTTTATGAAAGCAGAGAATCTGCCTGCTTTGAAGAAGGAAAGCTATGTCCCCAATATGAATGATTATTATAGCGGGGTGTCTTTTGAAATCTCTGGAGTTCAGGTACCAGGCCAATTGTATAAATCTTTTGCTCTAACGTGGAATGAAGTAGAAAAAGCATTATTGGATGATCCCGAATTTGGAGATAATTTAAAGCAGTCAGGCTTTTTTAAAGATGAAGTCAAAGCAATCGCTTCATCTCAATTGACAGATCGTGATAAAATTGATGCCTTATACCATTTGGTACAAGCAAAAGTAAAATGGAACAAGAAGGAAGCTTTATATACCTCTAAATTGAAAAAAGCAATCAAAGATGGAGTCGGAAATTCTGCTGAGATCAATTTTATATTATTGGATATGTTGAAAGATGCTGGATACAATGCTTTTCCTGTGGTAATGAGCAAGCGGAGTGAGGGTCATTTGCCGATAGCAAATCCATCAATTGATGGATTTAATTATTTTGTGGTTGGAGTTATTACTTCTCAAGATACATTATATATGGATGCTTCTCGTAAAAATGCTCCTATTAACGTTCTGGATGAAGATTATTTGGTCGATCGGGCTCTTGCCATCAGAGGTCCAGAAGGCAATCAATCGACGTGGGTAGATTTGTCTCATGTTGCTCCAAGTACAAACTATGATATATGTAAAATTGAGTTTGAAAATGGAAAAATGATCGTCAATGTAACTAGCACTAAGAACAATCAAGCTGCATATGTGTTTCGTGAAAACTATGAAACATACAAGAATCAGGAAGAAAGAATTGATGCTCTCCAAAGTAAATTTGGTATTTCTATATCCAATTATTCGATTCAGGGGTTAGATAGTGTAAATAAACCTGTTGTTGAAAAATATACATTTGCAAAACCCTTTGCCTTGTCTGATTCTGTTGTATTTCTAAATCCATTGACTATTTTTAATGATAACTCAAATCCATTTAAAGCAGAAAAACGTGATTTGCCGGTAGAATTCAGTTATCCGTTTACCGATCTTACCAGTGTCGTGATTAGTGTGCCTAAAGGCTATGCTCTTGAGGCGTTGCCAAAATCAGAGAAATCATCTATTAAACAAAACGATGCTACATACCGTTATATGCTTCAAAAAGATGATCATTTTCTTAGGATGATGGTAGTTCTGTCACTGAATGAAACAATATATCCTGTGACTGATTATGGCTACCTGCGTGATTTTTGGGCAAACCTAACAGCTCAAGATAATCAGGAAATTGTATTAAAAAAGATAACCTTATAA
- a CDS encoding DUF5652 family protein, with product MIHFLEPLRHYVWFGPTLISLFIWELCWKLITFWKAARRNHLVWFICIGIINTVGILPIIYLLIYRNTPEMHETKE from the coding sequence ATGATTCATTTTCTAGAACCATTACGACATTATGTATGGTTTGGACCTACACTCATTAGCCTATTTATTTGGGAGTTATGCTGGAAGCTAATTACCTTTTGGAAAGCTGCCCGCCGTAATCATCTGGTTTGGTTCATTTGCATTGGCATCATTAACACGGTTGGTATTTTACCTATCATTTACCTCCTGATATATAGAAACACACCGGAAATGCACGAAACAAAAGAATAA
- a CDS encoding protein-L-isoaspartate(D-aspartate) O-methyltransferase yields MDAEEQARNNMVIKQIENRGISNQSVLQSIKKVPRHLFVPPAYRHAAYGDHPLPTSCGQTISQPYIVALMTELLVPQKHHKALEIGTGTGYQTAILAELVQEVYTIEIYSQLQETAKNTLTSLGYQNIRFILGNGYEGYLAAAPYDLILVTAAPPYLPENLVEQLALGGTMVIPFGKNRQMLYVISKNKDGSIHRKEILPVVFVTMQDRKPLN; encoded by the coding sequence ATGGATGCAGAAGAACAAGCGCGTAACAATATGGTGATCAAACAGATTGAAAACCGAGGAATTTCCAATCAGTCTGTGTTGCAAAGTATCAAAAAAGTACCGCGTCATCTGTTCGTTCCGCCCGCTTATCGTCATGCTGCCTATGGCGATCATCCCTTACCTACGTCGTGCGGACAAACTATCTCTCAGCCATATATCGTTGCGTTAATGACTGAGTTACTCGTTCCGCAAAAACATCACAAAGCACTTGAAATTGGAACAGGCACAGGATATCAAACAGCAATTCTGGCTGAATTAGTGCAAGAAGTTTATACGATAGAAATTTACTCCCAGTTACAAGAGACTGCAAAAAATACACTTACATCACTTGGTTATCAAAACATCCGGTTCATACTGGGGAATGGTTATGAGGGATACCTTGCAGCTGCTCCTTACGATCTGATTTTAGTTACAGCAGCACCTCCTTATCTTCCCGAAAACCTCGTCGAACAACTCGCCCTAGGAGGTACTATGGTAATTCCGTTTGGGAAAAACAGGCAAATGCTGTACGTCATCTCAAAGAATAAAGATGGAAGCATCCATAGGAAAGAAATTCTCCCTGTAGTTTTCGTAACAATGCAAGACAGAAAACCCTTAAACTAA